One part of the Ornithodoros turicata isolate Travis chromosome 2, ASM3712646v1, whole genome shotgun sequence genome encodes these proteins:
- the LOC135386130 gene encoding proclotting enzyme-like, translated as MSPIIVLLAGLCLVHGRELHKRQSFSFEFPDDSDCRTPHDEPGSCILLSECPTLQSVRDYTFLRRYICGFSRNNPLLCCPKVQRQPDPTTRRPTRRTRRPTTRPAPQPPRPQPPSENIEEGPRIAGYPTFLPANCGKSNVTGGRIVGGRESDPGSWPWMTAIYINTGGVNSAACGGALVTPRHVVTAAHCVVVGHRASNLPPSVFTARLGDHNLVRSDDNAQAFDVRVVGVERHADFEPRTFKNDIAVLTLEKPVTFNKFVRPVCLPFGDDFGGRDLTGYHGFVTGWGTTAFNGEGSDVLKEAQIRIWDEPKCKTAFKKEVPISDVYLCAGDGEGRKDSCQGDSGGPFVLPDNGRFYLIGVVSFGKRCASVGYPGVYTRVTKFMPWILERIQ; from the exons ATGTCGCCCATCATCGTCCTCCTGGCCGGACTTTGCCTTGTGCATGGAAGGGAACTTCACAAAAGGCAGT CCTTCTCATTCGAGTTCCCCGACGACAGCGACTGTCGCACACCACACGACGAACCAGGATCCTGCATCCTGCTGTCCGAATGCCCCACACTGCAGAGTGTCCGGGACTATACCTTCTTACGGCGGTACATTTGCGGTTTCTCTCGGAATAACCCTCTGCTGTGCTGCCCTAAAGTACAACGTCAACCAGACCCGACGACACGAAGACCGACGCGCAGGACCAGACGACCTACGACTAGACCAGCGCCACAACCGCCTCGTCCCCAGCCTCCCAGTGAAAACATCGAAGAAGGGCCACGAATTGCTGGCTATCCAACGTTCCTTCCTGCAA ACTGCGGCAAGAGCAATGTCACGGGGGGCCGTATCGTAGGAGGACGCGAGTCTGACCCTGGATCTTGGCCATGGATG ACAGCCATTTACATTAATACTGGAGGTGTCAATTCGGCAGCATGCGGAGGAGCGCTTGTTACACCACGCCACGTTGTCACGGCGGCTCATTGCGTTGTTGTGGGGCACAGAGCGAGCAA CCTTCCCCCTTCGGTGTTCACCGCACGCCTTGGAGACCACAACTTGGTTCGCAGCGACGACAATGCTCAAGCCTTCGATGTCCGTGTTGTTGGTGTCGAAAGGCACGCAGACTTCGAGCCCCGGACATTTAAGAATGACATCGCTGTCCTGACACTTGAGAAGCCAGTCACATTCAACAAGTTTGTAAGACCCGTCTGCTTGCCGTTCGGAGATGACTTCGGTGGTCGGGACCTTACTGGATACCACGGCTTCGTAACTGGCTGGGGCACCACAGCTTTCA ATGGCGAAGGTAGCGACGTCCTGAAAGAGGCTCAAATTCGTATCTGGGATGAACCCAAGTGCAAGACTGCATTTAAGAAAGAGGTCCCGATCTCAGATGTTTACCTCTGTGCAGGAGACGGTgaggggcgcaaggattcctgCCAG GGCGACTCAGGAGGCCCTTTCGTCCTTCCGGACAACGGTCGCTTCTACCTCATAGGCGTGGTGTCTTTCGGCAAACGTTGCGCCTCGGTTGGCTACCCTGGCGTCTACACCAGGGTGACGAAGTTCATGCCCTGGATCCTCGAACGTATTCAGTAG